One genomic segment of Myotis daubentonii chromosome 14, mMyoDau2.1, whole genome shotgun sequence includes these proteins:
- the NBEAL2 gene encoding neurobeachin-like protein 2 isoform X2, with protein MEPALGPGVQKDLGSLQQWLKAYAGAFERSISLSSLEPRRPEEAGAEVPPLPPDAPRVLAEQLDQGDLEQTLLLLKLFVVLCRNLENLEAGWGQVLVPRVLALLTRMVAKLKGRSPLPEGPGPELEEVVALHALLLCEGLFDPYQTWRRQHRGEVISAKEKSKYKLPPAALPAEFGAFFAESLQEAERLPPTLLLRLVHLFGAVLAGGKENGQLALSAGSVQGLLGVVRGWGRGPAQDPLLVALALEALVGAVHVLHASRTPHRGPELHTLLEGYFRVLNADWPAGPSPGPEEALISRRVSMLDAIPMMLACEDRPVLQATFLSNNCFEHLIRLIQNSKLYLQARAPPEGDSDLATRLLTEPDVQKVLDKDTDAIAVHVVKVLTCVMSGSPSAKEVFKERIGYPHLHEVLQSHGPPTHRLLQELLNMAVEGDHSTCPPPPVRNEQPVLVLMRWLPALPTAELRLFLAQRLWRLCDSCPASRATCVQAGLVSCLLETLGTGVALGTRCREPLLALLQALGRVSLRPLELRRLLRPPPGLDSGPGGAEAASARHAGAVIRALSGMARHRGPARALHYFDLTPGMAGIMVPPVQRWPGTGFTFHAWLCLHPLAAAPAPAPARRLQRKQLYSFFTSSGSGFEAFVTAAGTLVVAVCTRKEYLTVSLPEVSFADSAWHCVAVVHVPGGLFSQNLVHIYKDGHLVKTAPLRCPSLTEPFSSCCIGSAGHRTTTTTTGLPAPAAPTALAPTHPSLTRSQSVPATAGLGWGSGLGAPSQEGSISSTLAGTQDTRWGSPTSLEGELGAVAIFHEALPTATLQALCNLGPNETAPFKPEGDLHELSAKLLLHYSPQACKNNICLDLSPGHGLDGRLTGHRVETWDVKDVVTCVGGMGALLPLLERVAAQPQEAEAGPAETHDLVGPELTSSHNTQGLALPLGKSPEERMERNAVAAFLLMLRNFLQGHPVNQESLVQCQGPAILGALLRKVPSWAMDMHVLKSAQLLMEQVAAEGSGPLLYPLYHHLLFNFHLWTLGDFAVCLGHVQYMASVIRKHRPKLQKKYGVQFILDALHTHYSSQRECPLAADELGMVQTALLELVLELLTPSSLAEDLQVVLSFLAAAGDAGQVLGALNLLLVLLQGSSAQELVAGFLLEPGNLEVLLALLVRLWSLPQLPRRVCKVLHRLQQMEHLPEHSRQRLRLRESGLQGLVACLPEGAVSLQLCRGLYKLFLGTDCLSLSDLMAVVQLSLQADLGVRLDICRKLFHLFYGQPDVVRLLARQAGWQDVLTRLYVLEAATAGSPLPFPSELPASPEPASPKPLTESPEPSDVFLPPEAPCPDPDAFYHALSPFCTPLDLGLERSSVDSGNIAGGGSGTLTPASQPGTPSPLDGPRPFPAAQGRHSSSLSNVLGDGSLPEPTASGDDTSNTSNPQQTPEEELCNLLTNMLFLVTWRGVEGSDEAAWRERGQVFSVLTQLGASATLVRPPDCIKRSLLEMMLESALSDIKEAPAGGLASLTRQVLWLLRLLQDFLCSEGHGNQELWSEKLFEGVCNLLDRLGAWSHLANGTADLREMAQIGLHLVLGYILLEDPQLHAQAYVRLHSLLQTAVPMRREEACYVLSKLEAALARALNASPGEAGTEGPEPWTPAAASGERCSWLVPLVRTLLDRAYGPLGLQWGLPSLPPTNGSPTFFEDFQAFCATPEWRHFIDKQVQPTMSQFEMDTYAKSHDLMSGFWNSCYDTLMSSGQRRQWERAHSRRAFQEQVLEPVQRRARLEGLRYGAAQKQQAAQLSTALLHWGALWRRLSSPCGAWALRDPPTPRWKMSRAETYSRMRLKLVPNHHFNAHLEASALRDNLGEAPLTPTEEAALPLAVTKEAKVSSVPEELPEDQLGEEELASLETAMEAAELDEQHEKLVLSAECQLVTVVAVVPGLLEVTTQHIYFYDGSAERVDTEEGVGHDFRRPLAQLREVYLRRFNLRRSALELFFIDQANYFLNFPCKVGGAAASAPCQAPRPPPGSIPPHTQMRNQVYKWLLRLRPPAQGYLSSRSPQEMLRASGLTQKWVQREISNFEYLMQLNTIAGRTYNDLSQYPVFPWVLQDYVSPTLDLSNPAVFRDLSKPIGVVNPKHAQLVREKYESFEDPAGTIDKFHYGTHYSNAAGVMHYLIRMEPFTSLHVQLQSGRFDCSDRQFHSVAAAWQARLDSLADVKELIPEFFYFPDFLENQNGFDLGCLQLTNEKVGDVVLPPWAKSPEDFIQQHRQALESEYVSTHLHEWIDLIFGYKQRGPAAEEALNIFYYCTYEGAVDLDQVTDERERKALEGIISNFGQTPCQLLKEPHPARLSAEEAAQRLARLDTNSPCVFQHLGQLRAFFAELISDGVPLVLATVPHRQLHSSMTPDLLVTVSANGLLGTHSWLPYDRNISNYFRFIKDSTKGQRLLSGPWVPGSGVSGHALAVAPDGKLLFSGGHWDGSLCVTALPRGKLLSQIHRHLDIVTCLALDTCGIYLISGSRDTTCMVWQLLYQGGLSVGLASKPIQVLYGHEAAVSCVAISTELDMAVSGSEDGAVIIHTVRRGQFVAALRPPGAMLPGPVSHLALGSEGQIVVQSSARERPGAQVTYSLHLYSVNGRLRASLPLVEQPTALAVTEDFVLLGTAQCALHILHLNKLLPAAPPLPMKVPIRSMAVTKERSHVLVGLEDGKLIVVGAGQPAKVRSSQFARKLWGSSRRISQVSSGETEYKPEEER; from the exons ATGGAGCCGGCTCTGGGGCCTGGGGTCCAG AAGGACCTGGGCTCCCTGCAGCAGTGGCTGAAGGCCTATGCGGGTGCCTTCGAGAGGAGCATCTCGCTGTCCTCACTGGAGCCACGCAG GCCCGAGGAGGCCGGTGCCGAGGTGCCGCCCCTGCCGCCGGACGCGCCGCGTGTGCTGGCCGAGCAGCTGGACCAGGGGGACCTGGAGCAGACCCTGCTGCTGCTCAAGCTCTTCGTCGTCCTCTGCAG gaacctggagaacctggaggcCGGCTGGGGGCAGGTGCTGGTGCCCCGCGTACTGGCACTGCTGACCCGGATGGTGGCCAAG CTGAAAGGGCGCTCGCCGCTGCCGGAGGGCCCTGGCCCGGAGCTGGAGGAGGTGGTGGCCCTGCACGCCCTCCTCCTCTGTGAGGGCCTCTTTGACCCCTACCAGACCTGGCGGCGCCAGCACCGCGG GGAAGTCATCAGCGCCAAGGAGAAGAGCAAGTACAAGCTCCCCCCTGCTGCTTTGCCTGCTGAATTTGGAGCCTTCTTCGCag agagcctgcaggaggcagagcgCTTGCCTCCCACGCTGCTGCTGCGGCTCGTCCACCTCTTTGGGGCCGTCCTGGCAGGAGGGAAG GAGAACGGGCAGCTGGCCCTGAGCGCCGGCTCcgtgcagggcctgctgggcgtGGTGCGGGGCTGGGGCCGCGGGCCGGCCCAGGACCCCCTCCTCGTGGCACTGGCGCTGGAGGCCCTGGTGGGCGCCGTCCACGTCCTGCATGCCAGCCGCACGCCCCACCGAGGTCCAGAGCTCCACACCCTGCTCGAGGGCTACTTCCGCGTCCTGAACGCCGACTGGCCGGCCgggcccagcccgggccctgaAGAGGCCCTGATCAGCCGGCGAGTCAGCATGCTGG ACGCCATCCCCATGATGCTGGCCTGCGAGGACCGGCCAGTGCTGCAGGCCACCTTCCTCAGCAACAACTGCTTCGAGCACCTCATCCGCCTCATCCAGAACAGCAAG cTATACCTGCAGGCCCGGGCGCCCCCTGAGGGGGACAGTGACCTGGCTACCCGGTTACTGACCGAGCCCGATGTCCAGAAG gtgcTGGACAAGGACACAGACGCCATTGCCGTCCACGTGGTCAAGGTGCTGACCTGCGTCATGAGTGGCTCCCCCTCAGCCAAG gaggtgTTCAAGGAGCGCATCGGCTACCCTCACCTGCACGAGGTTCTGCAGAGCCACGGCCCCCCCACCCACCGGCTGCTGCAGGAGCTGCTCAACATG GCTGTGGAGGGCGACCACAGCACGTGCCCGCCGCCGCCCGTCCGCAACGAGCAGCCGGTGCTGGTGCTGATGCGCTGGCTGCCGGCGCTGCCCACGGCCGAGCTGCGGCTCTTCCTGGCCCAGCGCCTGTGGCGGCTCTGTGACAGCTGCCCCGCCAGCCGCGCCACCTGCGTGCAGGCCGGGCTGGTGAGCTGCCTGCTGGAGACGCTCGGCACGGGGGTGGCCCTGGGGACCCGCTGCCGGGAGCCGCTGCTGGCGCTGCTGCAAGCCCTGGGCCGCGTGTCCCTGAGGCCCCTGGAGCTGCGTCGCCTGCTTCGCCCGCCGCCCGGGCTGGActcggggccgggaggggccGAGGCCGCGAGTGCCCGCCACGCGGGCGCCGTCATCCGCGCGCTGTCAGGCATGGCCCGGCACCGGGGCCCTGCGCGAGCCCTACACTACTTTGACCTCACGCCCGGCATGGCGGGCATCATGGTGCCCCCCGTGCAGCGCTGGCCGGGGACCGGCTTCACCTTCCACGCCTGGCTCTGCCTGCACCCGCTGGCtgccgccccggccccggcccccgcccggcGGCTCCAGCGAAAGCAGCTGTACAG CTTCTTCACCAGCAGTGGCTCAGGGTTCGAGGCCTTCGTCACGGCGGCCGGGACCCTGGTGGTGGCCGTGTGCACCCGGAAGGAGTACCTGACCGTGAGCTTGCCCGAGGTGTCCTTTGCTGACTCTGCCTGG CACTGTGTGGCCGTCGTCCATGTGCCCGGCGGGCTCTTCAGCCAGAACCTGGTGCACATCTACAAGGACGGCCACCTGGTCAAGACAGCGCCCCTCCGCTGCCCCTCCCTCACCGAG CCCTTCTCTTCCTGCTGCATCGGCTCCGCTGGCCACCGCACGACAACCACCACCACAGGGCTGCCGGCGCCAGCGGCCCCCACCGCCCTCGCCCCCACTCACCCCTCCCTCACCCGCTCGCAGTCCGTCCCGGCCAccgcagggctgggctgggggtctgggctgggggcccCCTCCCAGGAGGGCAGCATCAGCTCCAccctggcaggcacccaggacacgCGCTGGggcagccccacctccctggAGGGTgagctgggggccgtggccatcTTCCATGAAGCGCTGCCCACGGCAACCCTGCAGGCCCTGTGCAACCTGG GGCCCAACGAGACAGCACCCTTCAAGCCCGAGGGCGACCTGCATGAACTCAGCGCCAAGCTGCTCCTCCATTACTCACCTCAg GCCTGTAAGAACAACATCTGCCTGGACCTGTCCCCTGGGCACGGGCTGGACGGCCGCCTGACAGGCCACAGGGTGGAGACCTGGGACGTGAAG gacgTGGTGACCTGTGTGGGAGGCATGGgtgccctgctgcccctcctggagCGAGTGGCTGCCCAGCCCCAAGAGGCCGAGGCAGGTCCAGCCGAGACGCATGACCTGGTGGGGCCCGAGCTGACCTCTAGCCACAacacccagggcctggcccttCCTCTAGGCAAGTCCCCAG AGGAGCGGATGGAGAGGAACGCGGTGGCGGCCTTTCTGCTGATGCTGCGGAACTTCCTGCAGGGCCACCCCGTGAACCAGGAGAGCCTGGTGCAGTGCCAGGGCCCTGCCATCCTGGGGGCGCTCCTGCGCAAG GTGCCCAGCTGGGCCATGGACATGCACGTGCTCAAGTCTGCCCAGCTGCTGATGGAGCAGGTGGCCGCTGAGGGCAGTGGGCCCCTCCTGTACCCACTCTACCACCACTTGCTCTTCAACTTCCACCTCTGGACCCTCGGTGACTTCGCTGTGTGCCTCG GCCACGTCCAGTACATGGCCAGCGTGATCCGCAAGCACAGACCGAAGCTGCAGAAGAAGTACGGGGTGCAGTTCATCCTGGAcgccctgcacacccactacag CTCACAGCGGGAGTGCCCCCTGGCGGCCGACGAGCTGGGCATGGTGCAGACGGCACTGCTGGAGCTGGTTCTGGAGCTCCTGACGCCGAGCTCCCTGGCCGAAGACCTGCAGGTGGTGCTGAGCTTCCTGGCAGCTGCGGGTGATGCCGGCCAG GTGCTGGGCGCCCTGAACCTGCTGCTGGTACTGCTGCAGGGCTCATCTGCCCAGGAGCTCGTGGCTGGCTTCCTGCTGGAGCCGGGAAAcctggaggtgctgctggcacTGCTGGTGCGACTGTGGTCActgccccagctgcccaggcGCGTCTGCAAG GTCCTGCACAGACTGCAGCAGATGGAGCACCTGCCTGAGCACAGCCGCCAGCGGCTTCGGCTCCGAGAGAGTGGCCTCCAGGGGCTCGTCGCCTGCCTGCCAGAAGGGGCGGTCTCCCTCCAGCTCTGCCGGGGCCTCTACAAGCTGTTCCTGGGCACAG ACTGCCTGAGCCTCTCAGACCTGATGGCCGTGGTGCAGCTGTCCCTCCAGGCTGACCTCGGCGTCCGCCTGGACATCTGTCGCAAG CTCTTCCACCTCTTCTACGGGCAGCCCGACGTCGTGCGGCTGCTGGCCCGGCAGGCTGGCTGGCAGGACGTCCTGACGCGGCTGTACGTGCTGGAGGCCGCCACGGCCGGcagccccctgcccttcccctcggAGCTGCCCGCCTCCCCTGAGCCAGCCTCACCCAAGCCACTCACCGAGTCCCCGGAACCTTCGGACGTCTTCCTGCCCCCGGAGGCCCCCTGCCCGGACCCCGATGCCTTTTACCACGCTCTCTCCCCATTCTGCACACCCTTGGACCTGGGCCTGGAACGGTCCAGTGTGGACTCGGGCAACATCGCAGGTGGCGGCAGCGGGACCCTGACTCCCGCCAGCCAGCCGGGCACGCCCTCCCCGCTGGATGGGCCCCGGCCcttccccgctgcccagggccgccaCAGCTCCAGCCTCTCCAACGTGCTGGGGGACGGCAGCCTCCCAGAGCCCACCGCCAGTGGGGACGACACCTCGAACACCAGCAACCCTCAG CAAACCCCTGAGGAGGAGCTGTGCAACCTGCTCACCAACATGCTGTTCCTGGTGACGTGGCGGGGTGTGGAGGGCAGTGACGAGGCTGCCTGGCGGGAGCGTGGCCAGGTCTTCTCGGTGCTCACCCAGCTGGGGGCCTCGGCCACACTGGTGCGCCCCCCAGACTGCATCAAGCGCAG cctcctggagATGATGCTGGAGTCAGCCCTGAGCGACATCAAAGAGGCCCCGgccgggggcctggccagcctcacGCGGCAGGTGCTGTGGCTGCTGCGCCTGCTGCAGGACTTCCTGTGCTCAGAGGGCCATGGCAACCAGGAGCTGTGGAGTGAGAAG CTCTTTGAAGGTGTGTGCAACCTGCTGGACCGCCTGGGCGCCTGGTCCCACCTGGCCAACGGCACGGCGGATCTCCGAGAGATGGCACAGATTGGCCTGCACCTCGTGCTGGGCTACATCCTGTTGGAGGACCCACAG CTGCACGCCCAGGCCTACGTGAGGCTGCACTCGCTGCTGCAGACCGCGGTGCCCATGCGCCGGGAGGAGGCCTGCTATGTGCTCTCCAAGCTGGAGGCGGCGCTGGCGCGGGCACTGAACGCCTCCCCCGGCGAGGCGGGCACGGAGGGCCCGGAGCCCTGGACCCCCGCGGCCGCCTCCGGGGAGCGCTGCTCGTGGCTGGTGCCGCTGGTGCGGACGCTGCTGGACCGCGCCTACGGGCCTCTGGGGCTGCAGTGGGGGCTGCCCTCCCTGCCGCCCACCAACGGCAGCCCCACCTTCTTCGAGGACTTCCAGGCCTTCTGCGCCACCCCCGAATGGCGCCACTTCATCGACAAGCAG gtgcagcccacCATGTCCCAGTTCGAGATGGACACCTACGCCAAGAGCCACGACCTCATGTCCGGCTTCTGGAACTCCTGCTACGACACCCTCATGAGCAGCGGGCAGCGGCGCCAGTGGGAGCGCGCGCACAGCCGGCGGGCCTTCCAG gagcagGTGCTGGAGCCCGTGCAGCGGCGGGCGCGCCTGGAGGGGCTGCGCTACGGCGCGGCGCAGAAGCAGCAGGCGGCGCAGCTCTCCACGGCGCTGCTGCACTGGGGCGCATTGTGGCGGCGCCTCTCCAGCCCCTGCGGGGCCTGGGCCCTCAG GGACCCCCCCACGCCCCGGTGGAAGATGTCCAGGGCCGAGACATACTCGCGCATGCGTCTCAAGCTGGTGCCCAACCATCACTTCAACGCTCACCTGGAAGCCAGTGCCCTCCGCGACAACCTAG GCGAGGCCCCCCTAACACCCACCGAGGAGGCGGCGCTGCCTCTAGCAGTCACCAAAGAGGCCAAAGTCAGCTCCGTGCCCGAGGAGCTGCCGGAAGACCAGCTGGGCGAGGAGGAGCTGGCCTCCCTGGAGACTGC GATGGAGGCAGCGGAACTGGACGAGCAGCATGAGAAGCTGGTGCTGTCGGCCGAGTGCCAGCTGGTCACGGTGGTGGCCGTGGTCCCAGGGCTGCTGGAGGTCACCACGCAGCACATCTACTTCTACGACGGCAGCGCCGAGCGCGTGGACACCGAGGAGG GCGTCGGCCACGACTTCCGGCGGCCGCTGGCCCAGCTGCGCGAGGTCTACCTGCGGCGCTTCAACCTGCGGCGCTCTGCGCTGGAGCTCTTCTTCATCGACCAGGCCAACTACTTCCTCAACTTCCCGTGCAAGGTGGGTGGGGCCGCAGCCTCCGCTCCctgccaggcccccaggcccccgcccGGCTCCATCCCGCCCCACACCCAGATGCGCAACCAGGTGTACAAGTGGCTCCTGCGCCTGCGGCCGCCTGCCCAAGGCTACCTGAGCAGCCGCTCCCCGCAGGAGATGCTGCGAGCCTCGGGCCTGACCCAG aaATGGGTGCAGCGGGAGATATCCAACTTCGAGTATCTGATGCAACTCAACACCATCGCCGGGCGGACGTACAACGACTTGTCTCAGTACCCTGTG TTCCCCTGGGTCCTACAGGACTACGTGTCCCCAACCCTGGACCTCAGCAACCCGGCTGTCTTCCGGGACCTGTCCAAGCCCATCGGTGTGGTGAACCCCAAGCATGCCCAGCTCGTGAGGGAGAA GTATGAGAGCTTCGAGGACCCAGCGGGCACCATTGACAAGTTCCACTATGGCACCCACTATTCCAACGCAGCGGGCGTGATGCACTACCTCATCCGCATGGAACCCTTCACCTCCCTGCACGTCCAGCTGCAGAGTGGCCG CTTCGACTGCTCTGACCGGCAGTTCCACTCGGTGGCGGCGGCCTGGCAGGCCCGCCTGGACAGCCTGGCCGACGTGAAGGAGCTCATCCCGGAATTCTTCTACTTCCccgacttcctggagaaccagaACG GCTTTGACCTGGGCTGCCTCCAGCTGACCAATGAGAAGGTGGGCGATGTGGTGCTGCCCCCGTGGGCCAAGTCCCCTGAGGACTTCATCCAGCAGCACCGCCAGGCCCTG GAGTCGGAATACGTGTCCACCCACTTGCATGAATGGATTGACCTCATCTTTGGCTACAAGCAGCGGGGCCCGGCCGCGGAGGAGGCCCTCAACATCTTCTATTACTGCACCTATGAGG GGGCTGTGGATCTGGACCAGGTGACCGACGAGCGGGAACGGAAGGCCCTGGAGGGCATTATCAGCAACTTCGGGCAGACTCCCTGTCAGCTGCTGAAG GAGCCGCATCCAGCCCGGCTCTCGGCGGAGGAAGCAGCCCAGCGCCTCGCACGTCTGGACACGAACTCGCCCTGCGTCTTCCAGCACCTGGGCCAGCTCAGGGCCTTCTTTGCGGAG CTCATCAGCGACGGTGTGCCCCTGGTGCTGGCCACGGTTCCCCACCGGCAGCTCCACTCCTCTATGACCCCAGACCTGCTG GTGACCGTGAGTGCCAACGGACTGCTGGGCACCCACAGCTGGTTGCCCTACGATCGCAACATAAGCAACTACTTCAGGTTCATCAAAGACTCCACCAA GGGGCAGCGGCTGCTGAGTGGCCCCTGGGTGCCGGGCAGCGGCGTGAGTGGGCACGCCCTGGCCGTGGCCCCCGACGGAAAGCTGCTGTTCAGCGGTGGCCACTGGGACGGCAGCCTCTGCGTGACTGCGCTGCCGCGGGGCAAGCTGCTGAGCCAGATCCACCGCCACCTTG ACATAGTGACCTGCCTTGCACTGGACACCTGTGGCATCTACCTCATCTCAGGCTCCCGGGACACCACCTGCATGGTGTGGCAGCTCCTGTACCAG GGTGGTCTCTCGGTGGGACTGGCATCGAAGCCCATACAGGTCCTCTACGGGCACGAAGCTGCCGTGAGCTGTGTGGCCATCAGCACGGAACTGGACATGGCTGTGTCCGGATCGGAG GACGGAGCTGTGATCATCCATACTGTACGCCGTGGCCAGTTCGTAGCAGCACTGCGGCCCCCGGGGGCCATGTTGCCCGGACCCGTGTCCCACCTGGCGCTGGGGTCTGAGGGCCAGATCGTGGTGCAGAGCTCGGCGCGGGAACGTCCGGGGGCTCAG GTCACCTACTCCTTGCACCTGTACTCAGTGAACGGGAGGCTGCgggcctccctgcccctggtgGAGCAGCCCACCGCCCTGGCGGTGACGGAAGACTTTGTTCTGCTGGGCACAGCCCAGTGTGCCCTGCACATCCTCCACCTGAACAA aCTGCTTCCGGCTGCGCCTCCCCTGCCCATGAAGGTGCCCATCCGCAGCATGGCGGTGACGAAGGAGCGCAGCCACGTGCTTGTGGGCCTGGAGGATGGCAAGCTTATCGTGGTGGGCGCGGGGCAGCCCGCTAAG GTGCGCAGCAGCCAGTTCGCTCGGAAACTCTGGGGGTCCTCGCGGCGCATCTCGCAGGTGTCCTCTGGGGAGACCGAGTACAAACCCGAGGAGGAGCGCTGA